DNA from Doryrhamphus excisus isolate RoL2022-K1 chromosome 19, RoL_Dexc_1.0, whole genome shotgun sequence:
GTGTGGACAAAATACCATGAGGAATCAATAGCATAAAGGCTTCTTGCAGAGTGTTTACAGTGAAAACAGATCACAACACAGTAAGTAAGCCGTCTCacaaggcggcggcggcgcacTGCAAGCACGTACAGGCCCCTCATTGCTACGCAATGTAATGATTGAGAGCATTTTAATTCTCGGGAATGTGGGCCCTCGCTGATAACCCGCCTGACTGAAAATAAGCCGACCCCTGGTATGGCTGCTGTGTGATAATCTCTCCCAGGCTGGACTGTAACTCCTGTCATTCATTACGCTTACAGCAAGGCTGTGTACATAGGTGACAATTACTAACATTTAGTACTTTGTTACTGCTATTTTGATCACACAAATTACCTTATTTAGCTAATGATAGAAACACCCTCCAGTATGATGCAGCCATTCCGTTTCCATTTTGGCTTTGcagaatgaataattaatttaatagtTCATTTGGCCAGAGGACATTCATTTTTTCTCATCTCTATTATAATAGGACTATTGCCCTTCAATGTTGCATTTTCatatttgtccaccagatgtCACTAGCTTTTCCCcgtcaaagcatgcagcaaatcaccttttgtcgtttttttgcAAGGGTGCATTGGTACTGAAATGATGTGGTGTCTGTTGATATGAGTTTGTTTCACCtccaaaaacaaatcaaagCTCAAGTTTGCCCTGAaagtgctgtgattggtcggctttTAGTACATCGTTTCCTGTGTGAATACAATTTGATCAGAAGGTGTCCAGCTTTGCTGGTATGCAGACCTTCAAAGGCATGCTTCTGCGTTGTCATGACACCATCCCTTCAAACAGCGACATGAGTACACGGAAGCGTAAATCAACCTTTAGGGACTTGTTCAAACATTcaatatttctacttttactATTTTGAGCGTTACTTTCATTATGTTTCATATTTAATTTTCTGTATATAATACGCGGTGGGCCAATATATATTGAGTTGTgagccgcaaatggcccccgggtcaCATTTTGGACATCCCTTGGCTGAAGACAATTGTGCTATTAGCAGCTATGTCAACAATTTACATCATTATCAACAGGTGCATCCAAATGTAAAAACGCATtgccttcggtctcgggctgatactggcactcGGGGGCATGAtatcagacaaaccatgtgataacctataaatatcaaaCCAAAACACAGTACAAGTATTTGCACTGTTCTCCTATTTGAATggtataaaaacaaatatggcgGATGATGCATTTACTGTCAGTTATATTCTGTTAAGTAGCACTCTTTGAAGCTTCACTCCATGTCATGGAGGTTAGTTGCCTCCCAcagagaaaacacattttaagaaaCTAACTTAATGCATATGTGAAGCATTTGCTTGGATTTTTGCTGAAAAAAACCAAAGCTTGTGTCAATAAAAGAAGCTAGCTTCGGTGACAACTTGTATTGATTGTTGGCCACACCGGCGGCGACGTCACCGCCAAGCGACCAACTACTCTCTGGCTTCTCAGGTCTTGTTCCCAACGGTgacaagaaagaaaataaaggtGTGCTCTTACCTGGTCCTGCTGGGCATTCTCTGTGTCTGGTTGGTAGAAGAAgtaagacagaaagagacaggaaTGGTGGCGCGACTGCAGTGCAGGCGGCAGCAGCGAGATGGTTTTAACTGACTGGCTGTAGGACGGAGTCGTGCGTGACGTCATCGCTCTACTCCAGTGCCAAGTGCGCATGCGCCACCAAGAGACCAATAAGACTACCATGTGTACAATGCAGAGTTCAAAGATGTACACGCTTCTCAGATGCAGTTATTAGTTTAAGAATACAGTATAGAAATGTATATAGTACAGTCATTCACTTAGTAATATTACTCATgtcatatgtatgtttttttagaaTTTAGATTATTTGTATGTCTGGCACATAAATGCAGAATTTACAAAGCTTCCTGTACCTTTTAACAAACTATCCGTAAAGTTCAAGGAGACCCACATAAAATCACAACTTGCTTTGGCGACCCCAAGCGGCAGAAAAGTGAACTGCATTGTTTTGAGCCAAGTGCTTTTGAGTCATGCCAGAGCTTTAGGTTTTATTGTTCACATTTACAGATTTGTGTATGCGTGAATACAGCATTATAGAGAAATCCCACCTGTTCATACGGTGAACAAAACAACCTCTTCACACTATGTACAGCTTTAAGTGGGCCATTTGTTGCACTTTGCATCACTTATACTCACTCACTCCAGGTTGAAAACACACCGATGGACTGCAGATAATGTTGCATGTACAGTAATATACCTGCATGGGTTTGGTGAAGATGGGAAGGAAAGAAAAATTACGAGACAATGCCTTTAAAGTCTTAACTGTTCCACTCTGATGAAAAATAACTTGTACAGGATGGGCATCAGCTGTGTTTGGTTTGTTGCTCCAGTGACATGAACATAAAAATAGGAACACTATAGTGGAACAGTGTCAGCAGCGCCATGTTGGTCCTGAGATTTAAAGGCTTCAAAGTCATAAAAACCAACTGGGTACTTATTATGTGAAGTAAACAAAAGCTTCACCTATTTAACTGTATGGgttcatttaaataaaaatcaacacATTTCATTCCTATTCAAATCTCAAACTGTTTTAACTGGCCATTGAAATGACTTCAACATTAATTGTAGCAGCATTTTGAGAAAACTATGCTGGATGAAGAGAATCTTACAAGAATACTTATGAAATGCAACTTGGGACAGTCAGTCAAATCAATCTGTGCATGACACGCTCCCTGTTGTGATGTGCTgtctaaaaaaaactaaagaggGTTTTTCCTGCAGCGTATTTTCAAAAAAAGgattacaaaaaatacttttggtGGTTAAAATCAAACATTTGGGTTAATTCTTTCGGGCCagctttaaataataattaaaaaaaaacataaccacAATTAAAAGAGCGACATGAAAGTGACCACATgggaaaaaatagaaatactgCAAAAGCTTTTGTTGAAGTCATAGAGGTGTACTGTATACTGAGGAGACCAATGGGATGGAAGGATTTCAACTTTCCGCATTAAGAGTGCTTTTCCATCACGTAGGTGTGTAAATAAATAGAGTATGGCCGCCAGGAGACGAGACAGTTCTTGaggctcctttttttttgttctttgccGTAGGTTTTTTCTGGGGACGCTACGCCAGGGAGCGCTGGCGAGGTTTGATCCGTGGGTAGAGCTGCAAAAAGATGACAAATGCTTTAAGAGACTATTTGAATGGGAATGTGACAAAGTTACTCGAGCGTTTCCGTATACCCCCAGGAGGTTCCGAGGCACGTAGCCCTCCGTGTCCTCCAACTGCGCCCACCACCACTCTGTCTCGCTGTCATCCTGACGCCGCAGGATGGTGATGGCGTCCCCCTCGCTGAAGGACAGCTCGTCCTGGTTCTGAGCTTCATAGTCCCACAATGCGTACACCGTGCCCTTGTTCATGACGCCTAGCTTTTCCTGAACGCCTGCAAAAAGAAAGGGACAAAAACAAAGAGCAGTCAAAGATCAcagacataatttttttttagctattaaCATCTTCTATAaggatttagttttttttatgtcaatgGATAGGGTTGTCATGAGACACTCAGTTCACAAGATGAGACGTTTATGAGATGAGACAAGATGTCGTATTAAGACAAGTACagagaaaaaatatgaacatgTTATGACAAAGATGTAATGCCAATATGATCTGATGCAAAGTAGACTCAAATAATCTGAGCACTcttgcaagtgtaaaaaaaagttaaccacTAATAAGTTGATGTGATGGATCTGTACGTTTACATTTGCAAGGTGTGCTAATGCAGCCATTTACCGTATAGGAACTGTGAGCACTGGATGTAGCCCTCTTCCATCTCTTCACACTTATCGGCGGCCGTCTCCACATCGCTAATGGTGctggcaaagatggcggcgccaGACTCTACTAGCAACTTGCAGAGGTGGACGCTGTTGCAAGAGGCGGCGCAGTGGAGCGGAGTCCTGATCGCACAAGGAGAGAAGGCTTTAGAGAAAGTGTAAAACAGACAAAAGGTAAAGAAGTGTGGGTGTTTGGACAGACCATCCGTCGCTGTCCGCCGCATTAACGTTCACACCAAAATCCAGCAGGAATTTGACGATGTGGTGATGGCCGGCGCACACGGCATTATGCAGCGGCGTGATGCCCTCATCATTGGGCGTGCTGGGATTCTCCACCTGCAAAAGACAAAGCCCCCGGTTTAACGGCCAATAGACACAATGTGAGAATGAATCGTCACTTCAACACACCTCATAAATAATTCTCTGGACAAGGTCAAACTCTCCTTCCAGCGAGGCGTCCAGCAGGAGAGCCAGAGGGTTGAACTTCACCCTGAAGCCGTGACCCGTGCGCTCAGACTCTGGCTTCTTCAGGTTTGTGCGCTTCACAAAAGGAATGACACAAAAGTTTTCAATTCACTCACacattttaaaactgcatttagaaagtcataaacaggttttctgtgctctgcATACGCAAAGATTCCATTTATTAAGATTTATCGCGGTtgggtctggagccaattaccCGTTATAAAGGAGGGCCGGCagcttgaaaatgaaaaagtaaaTGGCAGGAAAATGATTGACATAGCACTCACAGAGGGTTGCGTCATCACAGTGCCGCTCTCCTCCGGCGAGCTGACCTCCAGCACTGGGCTGGGCAACAAAACCTCGGAGCTTCCCACattattgttgttgtcgtcTTCGTCCTCCGCTCCCTCGGCGTCTGCGGAGTCGGCGAGCCCTTCTGGCGGCGGAGGCAGCGGCTGGTTGTCGTTGGCGTCGCTAGAGTGCGCCTCTGAGCCCAGCTCTTCTGCTTCGGGTGGCGCCGGTGGCGGGGGGAGAGTGTCGGAGGGAAGGTTGCCATTGTCTGTGTCTGCTGCCGGGTCGCCGCCCAAATAGCCTGGAGGATTTGCAGGCTGGTAAAATGGAGTTCCACTCCCTGTGCCGTTACCACCCCCAGTTCCGACACTTCCTTCAATTCCTCCTGCGAGGGTGTTGAATCTTTGATAGAGCAGTTTCTGGATGTTAGGTCCGCTTGGCCCCTCCGGTTCTGTGATTGAGCTGCGCTTCTTCAGGGGCCTCGGAGCGTTGGCCAGCTTTTTACGGAGCACCTCAAGGTCAGCGTCACTTTGGTAGCGCAGTGGGGAGTGTACCATTGGTGTTAGCTTAGTTGGGCTGAGTGGTCGCGGGATGTTCTCCACGCTGGGAGGCGGTGCTGATGGCTCCATGTGGCGTAAGCCCTCGTGATCCTCTGCGTCGCCATCTAGCATATCCTCGCCGCCAGGTGGACCTTGGAGCAATGGGAAGGATCCTCCGGGCGGGACGAAAGGTAGAGGTGAGGGGGGTGTTGAGCTCGACGGGAGGACGGGCTTCCCATATACTGGATAAAGATGTAAGCTATGTTAGCACTCATGTAATTCCTTCCTATAGCTATACTATCATGCTTCTTCTTCatatgttggaattcatgtttcccaaGTGTGatagcactcatgcagctcaTGACATGACATTATCTTACTACTCACTTGCATTACCATTTATTTAGACAAGAATGTGTGTTTATCAtttaagctgtacactgactactctaaagtatgtccattttactgtaatacaaatatttgctGAAGGAGGAAGGATGAAGGTCTTACCTGCTTTGAGAGCAGGCTTAAGAGGCTGAGACTTTGGCGCCGCCTGCTGAAGATACATGTGATAGATGGAGCTGGAGTTCATGGTCGCCGGGCCCTTTCTGGGCGACTGAGGCCGTGATCCTCTGTCTGGGATGAAAGGACGCACCGCTACAGCAGGCGGGGGATCCAACCGCTCGCTCATTCCAGGCGGGAAGAGTGGTGTGTGAGGCTGGAAGGTGGGACTGGGTGGAACAGAGATCCTCTGCTGGATCTGCTGCGAGGACGACCCTGTGGAGGGGGCCACGCGGGGCCAGGCAAGGGCCGGGGGGTTCGGTAGCGGGCgaggcggcggcagcggcggtgGCGCATCCTTGCGGCGCTCCAGAGAGCTGGCCGAGTTGGCTGAAGTGAGGTGGGAGCCATAGGGTGGTGGCTGGGGTTTGGAAATAGAAGGGGATGACACTGTCTTTTTGGAATCTAGAACCTGGAAGagtacaaaaacatacatggaaGAAAAAATGTTCAACAACATCCaacaaaactggaaaaaaaacctcagtACTCCTTTAAGAGCATTAGAAGAATGTACTGACACTGACCTTTTCTGCACTTGGAGCCGCAGGGGGCCCGGAAGGAGGGGTCTTAGCCTGCTGTGGATCTGAGTCTCTTCTCTCGGGAGGCTTTAAAGTTGTGCCAGTCTTACCCGCAGGAGGCCAACCAGCTTCATTAGCTAAAGCACAACAAGCAGGCAGCAGTTAATTGCTGTGGAAAAACTGCAGCAGCATCTGTAATGACCCAGTATGACCACTAGAGGTCAGTCAAACCTGTACACcgccatttttatttatgtagtaGTTACTTACTAAATTATATATTACAATTAATATATCAAAGACATATCATAGAAATGTCAGTGATAGATAAGAATATTAAGCGTGGATTAgcattttatatattatgtgtaaaaaaaaaaacactgatttgtgttttgtttatctTCAATAAAGTAAGTTTtccttggaaaaaaatacatcatctGGACACAACACTGCTAGATGACAGCATGGAACGATTAAAACTGTGCGACACCGACAAAAGATGAGTTGAAATAATATGATGGACCCACAAGGCTTATGATACATTTTTCCACAATTGTCGATTTAAAACAGTCCACATTAAATCAGAGCAATGTGGGCCCGAACAGATTATTTGGGGAGCTATTGTTAATAGAATAACACTTCACTATGAACAAGTCATGTCAAGTGTTTTTGCAACTAAAAGTGAGTTTCGCAGATTGGTCGCTGTGAGAAAATGGTAAGCGGGTGAGGCTACAATATtggaatacaaataaaacaactgAGTGAGCctacaaaaatgcacaaaatgacAGCAACTACAAGGAATATTTGTGCATCACAACGTTTCAAGATGGCAGCAGCATGTTACGTTGATGCTACTAATCACCAAGGAGTCATGACAACTAAAAAGGTCAATGGGGTGCTCCTTGCCAGAATCTTATAGTGgattccccccccaaaaaaaggcaTATGGGCAACAAGATTAGAGGAGTGAGTGGGAAAGCTGCAGGAAGTGCTGTGTTCTAAGCAAAAGACGGTGCCACTCCACTGTGCACTCACGAGACGTGCCATCAGAGCCAGTGGAGGAGGCTCCAGTGCCCGGGTGAGACTCTGGAAGGGGCGGGGGGAGCGGGTCCACGACGATGTCTAAATCAGACACCTTCCAGGGGCCCGGAGGCTTTCGCGCACCTTCTGTACCCCACCCCGCAAACCCAGCGAGacagaaacatcacacacaggaGACACATGAGAGGAGAGAAGAAAAGTGGAGGATGGGGGAGGAAAGTCACAGTGGAGACAACACAGTACACAGGAAGAGAGACAGGTTAGAGAGGAGGAAAGGGCAAAAATATGCAGAATTTCAAGTGCAGATGGAAAAGTTCACCGGGAAGTCAGGTAGGAGGGAGAGAAAATCTGCTGTCACAAAGTTGTTCATGCAAGAGTTGTTAAATGCAATCATGGCGCGCAGCTTTTGCcactcactggacacttcattaggtacacctacccGCACACGCAAATGACAGCCGAGATCTGGATACTCATTCCTGCCTCAGAGGTCATTCAACAGTAATAGTGTAAATAAATCAGCATGCATTATAATGAGATGTCCGTAATATTGTGAGGaccttaattataaaatacatgTGTAGCAAATGAAGTGTCCAGCAAGTCTGTAATAtaatcatactgtatatacactcctaatcaaaatgttaagaccagttgaaaaattgaaagaatgtacattttgcactgtgtcttaaggaggttcttagcagagcttcaaaatgcgAAAAGGAAGAAACTTGAGTGAGACAACCCATATTTTGAGTGagcaagttattgcaaacaagcatgagtgtaaaatgtaaattctggTCATTTTTCAATTGGTGGTAAAATTTTGGTCAGGAGTGTAtaactactagtactactactactactacacatcCAACCTGAAATGGGATTTTAAAAGAGGGAGACCAACCTGACTTGGTACGGCCCTGGTTGGCTTGGTTATTAACACCCAGAGTCTGTGGTTTCAGTGGTTCGGGTGGCAAGGTGTAGCCTGCATCCTGTCGGGTcggaacagggacttgaatgtACGGACCCACGGCGGCCACGCGGCCCAGGGTCCCGGGCCCGGGCTGTGGGGAGGGCGGTCCATTGGCCCTGTTGAGCTGAAGGCAGAGGAATATTTGATATAAATCACACCTATGCCTAGAAAGGCACAAAAATGAAGATGTCTGTGAGGTTTGGGGTGTTTTGAGTGTCTTCTTTAATAGAAAACCTGATGAGAAATAAATTAGAGTCGTAGTGTTGAGATGTGTTGAGCGCTTCTAGTCTTACAGGGAGGTTCTCTTTTTGACGTGCCTCAGCTTTTTTCTTGTAGAGGCGCTCCCGCAGCTCGCTGATGCGCTTGTCCATGAGCGTCACCTCCATGTTGCGCTTGTTCAGAAGCTCCTTCTGCTGCTGCAGTTTGCTGTTCTGCTCCTGGTTCAATTTGTTACGTATCTGAAACGGAGCCGAGGAATTACACATTTCAACGACAATATAATAGAAAGTGAACTTGCATATACTTGAGGGTAGTCCGCGTACAGTTTGTATAGTAGTATGGATTTACTGTCCACATTTACTCAAAGCTGTGGTTCAACAGGAACTATGACATGGCAAAGAAGTGCATGCTGAGCACCTCACTTGGGAAACTGGGATGCAGTTTactaacatgataacaggtcCTAACACACCTCTGAAACCTCTactggtttggctgcgggaCCTACCATCACCCCTCAATGACAAGCGCTGACTGACTTTGGTAAGTTGCGGTATAAGTGAGATGTACAGTACCTGAAGCTCCTGGTAGAGCTTTCTGAGCTCCAGAGCTGCAGTGCCAGTCACTTGTCCGCCAAGTGTTGTCTGTATGCCGTTGAGCTTCCCCTTGCGTAGATCCTCCAGCTGCACGCTGAGCTGCTCCACCCTCAGCACGGCCGCCTGCAGCTCAGCTTGCTTCTCTTGGAACAGGCCGCTCACTTGCTCGATCTCTGCCGCTGGAATATGCAGGGACAGCATCAACTCAGGtcttttgttttcatgtgctCATATCACAAAGAGATACATACACAGGTTGCCATTGATGACCTTGCTGTAGTCCACCTGGCCCCTCATAGCACGGATCTTCTTGAGCTTCGCCTCCTGGCTCTCCACGCGCTCCTTCAGCCGCTGCAGCTTCTCGCTCTCTGTGGCCGTCTGCTGCTGACGTCGCTCCTGTTGCTTTAGGTAACGCAGTCGCTGCTCCTTCAGGCGAAAAGATGGGTCAATCCTACGATGTGTACCTCAACTACAATACTGTAAAAGGGGCCAAATATTTCTAGTGTATGCACAAGTGTGAAGGCTGAGGAGGGACGCTGTGGTCAAATGACTTCATCTCTCCATCCAACTGCTCCAGTTATCAGTGCTAAAATAGGAAGTGACAGGCGCAAGTTTCCAAATGACTGCAGGGCTTCCAATGGTCCCACTTTTCAGGCAGGCACTGAACCACGGGCTTCCTCTCGCGTGACAAGCACTGCCGTCAATGTACCGCAAAGGAGTTCAATAAAATCTAGGGTGCTCATGGTCAATTCATAAGAAAATGTGGCTGCTTAAAATTCCACCTGCACTTAATGGCAAGGCTTTTTGCAGCAATGTCCGTGCATGCATCCCTTGAAAGGACAGCCAGGACAAAAGCAGCCCCATGAGTCATACTGCACACCATCTCATTTGTTAGATATTCTTTGCCCAAGTTCTcactaaaacaaaacatggtgAGCCCCCCCAAAAACACTCCTGCAATACTTAAAAAACACAGCACTTTTTGGCATAGCAAAAAAAGAGAATTAGGACATAACATTTCAGGAGGATAACTCACACTAGGTATGATCAGTGTGGCTTTAGGCTGGAAATCAAGCATTTGCTGACCCTACCTTTGCGACAAGCATCTGCTGCTGAGCCTcgatctgctgctgctgccgtgtGGCCATCTCCTGCAGCTCCGAGAGGGTGAGCTCCACGCGTTGATTCCCCACCTAAACACACACTTCAGTGTCTGAGGATTAAATgtgtagggtagggtaggggtACGATGCAGGCCACGGGACACACATTACGAAGCGACGACTCACTGAGTGTGTCGCTCGGAGGACTGGTTGCCATTTGAGCACATAACTTAGTCTTTAAATCGCGGGTGACTAAGACTTGAACTAACCGGACATGAGAAACTGATTGCTGACGTCATCTGTGGAGTAGCTTCTGTGTCTTGAAGCTATGGAAGCATGCCGCAGCTGAGACAGACATGTCGTGGCTGAGATCGAGTCAAACAAAGGTTCTCCTCACGTTACGTGTGgcagtggtacgtttttggcttctttgtcctcctTCCCCACTCCATGTGAAActctttaaattttaaataagtaaattggagaggctaactagttagttcACACACAGCCACTGCATGTTGACACAAACATGCAGCTATTGAAATATCAAAAACTTTTAAAGTCCATTTTTCTCAAAAAGGACCAttgtttgtgtatttcaataatattttacattggCTTGTGAGGaatcaatatatttttctttgtttttttcttttttgtaatttaaaacaAGACAATTGATTAACTTAATCAACTTAACTAAGTAActtaatattattgttgttggaCTAAAATGTATTAAgtaatcaatattaataa
Protein-coding regions in this window:
- the ppp1r13bb gene encoding protein phosphatase 1, regulatory subunit 13Bb isoform X3; amino-acid sequence: MKRFVAIVLRSLVTLSKESPIWAKEHHRPAKREIRRKRRALRRAKTTGRRNLVRAMILTVYLSDGEQAMTEVPITPETTCRDVVEFCKEPGESGCHLAEVWRGNERAIPFEHMMYEHLQKWGPRKQEVKFFLRHEDSPTESSDQGSQQSQDQTSRRSGNAGEKHNENGVGNQRVELTLSELQEMATRQQQQIEAQQQMLVAKEQRLRYLKQQERRQQQTATESEKLQRLKERVESQEAKLKKIRAMRGQVDYSKVINGNLSAEIEQVSGLFQEKQAELQAAVLRVEQLSVQLEDLRKGKLNGIQTTLGGQVTGTAALELRKLYQELQIRNKLNQEQNSKLQQQKELLNKRNMEVTLMDKRISELRERLYKKKAEARQKENLPLNRANGPPSPQPGPGTLGRVAAVGPYIQVPVPTRQDAGYTLPPEPLKPQTLGVNNQANQGRTKSANEAGWPPAGKTGTTLKPPERRDSDPQQAKTPPSGPPAAPSAEKVLDSKKTVSSPSISKPQPPPYGSHLTSANSASSLERRKDAPPPLPPPRPLPNPPALAWPRVAPSTGSSSQQIQQRISVPPSPTFQPHTPLFPPGMSERLDPPPAVAVRPFIPDRGSRPQSPRKGPATMNSSSIYHMYLQQAAPKSQPLKPALKAVYGKPVLPSSSTPPSPLPFVPPGGSFPLLQGPPGGEDMLDGDAEDHEGLRHMEPSAPPPSVENIPRPLSPTKLTPMVHSPLRYQSDADLEVLRKKLANAPRPLKKRSSITEPEGPSGPNIQKLLYQRFNTLAGGIEGSVGTGGGNGTGSGTPFYQPANPPGYLGGDPAADTDNGNLPSDTLPPPPAPPEAEELGSEAHSSDANDNQPLPPPPEGLADSADAEGAEDEDDNNNNVGSSEVLLPSPVLEVSSPEESGTVMTQPSRTNLKKPESERTGHGFRVKFNPLALLLDASLEGEFDLVQRIIYEVENPSTPNDEGITPLHNAVCAGHHHIVKFLLDFGVNVNAADSDGWTPLHCAASCNSVHLCKLLVESGAAIFASTISDVETAADKCEEMEEGYIQCSQFLYGVQEKLGVMNKGTVYALWDYEAQNQDELSFSEGDAITILRRQDDSETEWWWAQLEDTEGYVPRNLLGLYPRIKPRQRSLA
- the ppp1r13bb gene encoding protein phosphatase 1, regulatory subunit 13Bb isoform X6; translated protein: MMPMILTVYLSDGEQAMTEVPITPETTCRDVVEFCKEPGESGCHLAEVWRGNERAIPFEHMMYEHLQKWGPRKQEVKFFLRHEDSPTESSDQGSQQSQDQTSRRSGNAGEKHNENGVGNQRVELTLSELQEMATRQQQQIEAQQQMLVAKEQRLRYLKQQERRQQQTATESEKLQRLKERVESQEAKLKKIRAMRGQVDYSKVINGNLSAEIEQVSGLFQEKQAELQAAVLRVEQLSVQLEDLRKGKLNGIQTTLGGQVTGTAALELRKLYQELQIRNKLNQEQNSKLQQQKELLNKRNMEVTLMDKRISELRERLYKKKAEARQKENLPLNRANGPPSPQPGPGTLGRVAAVGPYIQVPVPTRQDAGYTLPPEPLKPQTLGVNNQANQGRTKSANEAGWPPAGKTGTTLKPPERRDSDPQQAKTPPSGPPAAPSAEKVLDSKKTVSSPSISKPQPPPYGSHLTSANSASSLERRKDAPPPLPPPRPLPNPPALAWPRVAPSTGSSSQQIQQRISVPPSPTFQPHTPLFPPGMSERLDPPPAVAVRPFIPDRGSRPQSPRKGPATMNSSSIYHMYLQQAAPKSQPLKPALKAVYGKPVLPSSSTPPSPLPFVPPGGSFPLLQGPPGGEDMLDGDAEDHEGLRHMEPSAPPPSVENIPRPLSPTKLTPMVHSPLRYQSDADLEVLRKKLANAPRPLKKRSSITEPEGPSGPNIQKLLYQRFNTLAGGIEGSVGTGGGNGTGSGTPFYQPANPPGYLGGDPAADTDNGNLPSDTLPPPPAPPEAEELGSEAHSSDANDNQPLPPPPEGLADSADAEGAEDEDDNNNNVGSSEVLLPSPVLEVSSPEESGTVMTQPSRTNLKKPESERTGHGFRVKFNPLALLLDASLEGEFDLVQRIIYEVENPSTPNDEGITPLHNAVCAGHHHIVKFLLDFGVNVNAADSDGWTPLHCAASCNSVHLCKLLVESGAAIFASTISDVETAADKCEEMEEGYIQCSQFLYGVQEKLGVMNKGTVYALWDYEAQNQDELSFSEGDAITILRRQDDSETEWWWAQLEDTEGYVPRNLLGLYPRIKPRQRSLA
- the ppp1r13bb gene encoding protein phosphatase 1, regulatory subunit 13Bb isoform X1, translated to MKRFVAIVLRSLVTLSKESPIWAKEHHRPAKREIRRKRRALRRAKTTGRRNLVRAMILTVYLSDGEQAMTEVPITPETTCRDVVEFCKEPGESGCHLAEVWRGNERAIPFEHMMYEHLQKWGPRKQEVKFFLRHEDSPTESSDQGSQQSQDQTSRRSGNAGEKHNENGVGNQRVELTLSELQEMATRQQQQIEAQQQMLVAKEQRLRYLKQQERRQQQTATESEKLQRLKERVESQEAKLKKIRAMRGQVDYSKVINGNLSAEIEQVSGLFQEKQAELQAAVLRVEQLSVQLEDLRKGKLNGIQTTLGGQVTGTAALELRKLYQELQIRNKLNQEQNSKLQQQKELLNKRNMEVTLMDKRISELRERLYKKKAEARQKENLPLNRANGPPSPQPGPGTLGRVAAVGPYIQVPVPTRQDAGYTLPPEPLKPQTLGVNNQANQGRTKSEGARKPPGPWKVSDLDIVVDPLPPPLPESHPGTGASSTGSDGTSPNEAGWPPAGKTGTTLKPPERRDSDPQQAKTPPSGPPAAPSAEKVLDSKKTVSSPSISKPQPPPYGSHLTSANSASSLERRKDAPPPLPPPRPLPNPPALAWPRVAPSTGSSSQQIQQRISVPPSPTFQPHTPLFPPGMSERLDPPPAVAVRPFIPDRGSRPQSPRKGPATMNSSSIYHMYLQQAAPKSQPLKPALKAVYGKPVLPSSSTPPSPLPFVPPGGSFPLLQGPPGGEDMLDGDAEDHEGLRHMEPSAPPPSVENIPRPLSPTKLTPMVHSPLRYQSDADLEVLRKKLANAPRPLKKRSSITEPEGPSGPNIQKLLYQRFNTLAGGIEGSVGTGGGNGTGSGTPFYQPANPPGYLGGDPAADTDNGNLPSDTLPPPPAPPEAEELGSEAHSSDANDNQPLPPPPEGLADSADAEGAEDEDDNNNNVGSSEVLLPSPVLEVSSPEESGTVMTQPSRTNLKKPESERTGHGFRVKFNPLALLLDASLEGEFDLVQRIIYEVENPSTPNDEGITPLHNAVCAGHHHIVKFLLDFGVNVNAADSDGWTPLHCAASCNSVHLCKLLVESGAAIFASTISDVETAADKCEEMEEGYIQCSQFLYGVQEKLGVMNKGTVYALWDYEAQNQDELSFSEGDAITILRRQDDSETEWWWAQLEDTEGYVPRNLLGLYPRIKPRQRSLA